The nucleotide window GCTCGTTTTATcgatattttgattttacataGCCCACATAACATTATACAACAAGCCTAATTCTTTTCGGGTCAATCTGGAACTTGGGGTTTTTAGCTAGTTTACTTTGGCATTTTGACCACAAGGTCTCCGAACAGGAGGATTTGTCGGAAACGGCCGTTCCCGCCCGATTTAAGTATTCAGCTATGATTTTTTTCCGAAACTTTTTTAATGGCAACTCCTTATTGTCCGCAGCACGCAATAACATTTTTCCAATCGAAATCCATTTGACTTTGCAGCACGGCTCTTCAGTTTGGGAAACGGTAATGATATCGCTTAATGGATTGCACGATTCGTTTTTAGGAGTCTTTAATTCCACAGTTTTCTTAATTCTTTTTGCGCTACCGCCATTGATAGCAGGTTTAATATTGTCAATATCACTTTTCcgcttttttccttttgttttttcagtcgTTTTTTGAATGACGCCATTTTTCGCTTTAATTACCCTTTTCTCTTGCAATGCTTTTGCAATGAGATCCCACAAATTTTCAGCTATTGCAGAGTTCACTTCATAACCAAGGTTGTTTTGCaaaaaattctgaaaaaaaaaaaacacacacattATAAAAGTTATTTTATATTGACTTAGACATGTCTACCTTGaaatcagttttttttattccattcCATGTCTTTGGAATATTTTCACGCGCAGTTATCTTTTCACCTGCATCGCTTACTAATTTTTGGTTATGTTTGTCTATCAAATTTGTTACAAAACTTAACCACtcagcatttttttctttctggaatGGTTTAGGTGTaattcctttaaaaatttttttttcatttttctgtttaaTGTGTTGATCTTCCATGGCTTTTGAAATCAGGACACGTAATTTTTCATCAATTACAGAATCCACTTGATAACCAGGGATGTTGTTCAAAAAATtctaatataaaaaaattacagttAGAAAATCCTCTAATCTATAAACATAAATGTAAAAGGTATACATacagaaaatttgttttttttaatttcctgCCACTTCTTAACATGAAGAATATTAGATGCAGTGCTTATCCTCCTTAGGGAATTCATTAATTCTTCATTGGTATTTGTTTGAATTAGATTTTGAATTGCAACTGCCcatacttttttattttcttctttgctgtTTTGACTCTTTTCCGCTTTTTTCTTGGCAGGCAGAGCAGCAGCAAGTCCTTGAATTGCCAgttcttcatctttttctgCAACTCTACTTTCTGTTTTGAGGTTGTTTTTCACATCTTtagttttacttttctttttttctttctgatctTTAGATACCAGGTTCCATAACTGTTCATCTTTTGTTGGGTTGCCTTGATAATCCATTAAGTGTCtcaaaaaattctaaaatCAATGAGaaacacatttaaaaaatttcattgtttCATTTATAAGCTGTTACCAAAAATTTGGGCCTATTTATTTTGTTCCATTTAATGGGGATTTCTTTAGCCTCACACATTCTTTGTAGAATG belongs to Daphnia magna isolate NIES linkage group LG1, ASM2063170v1.1, whole genome shotgun sequence and includes:
- the LOC116933816 gene encoding uncharacterized protein LOC116933816 codes for the protein MIEMAEQKCLPKEDTRVAKELVYTPYEKQREAWVAMVQNMMQANTNDELTSILQRMCEAKEIPIKWNKINRPKFLNFLRHLMDYQGNPTKDEQLWNLVSKDQKEKKKSKTKDVKNNLKTESRVAEKDEELAIQGLAAALPAKKKAEKSQNSKEENKKVWAVAIQNLIQTNTNEELMNSLRRISTASNILHVKKWQEIKKNKFSNFLNNIPGYQVDSVIDEKLRVLISKAMEDQHIKQKNEKKIFKGITPKPFQKEKNAEWLSFVTNLIDKHNQKLVSDAGEKITARENIPKTWNGIKKTDFKNFLQNNLGYEVNSAIAENLWDLIAKALQEKRVIKAKNGVIQKTTEKTKGKKRKSDIDNIKPAINGGSAKRIKKTVELKTPKNESCNPLSDIITVSQTEEPCCKVKWISIGKMLLRAADNKELPLKKFRKKIIAEYLNRAGTAVSDKSSCSETLWSKCQSKLAKNPKFQIDPKRIRLVV